The genome window AACCGCGATAAGGGCGACCTTTGGCGGTTTGCCGCTGGTGATCAATTGACGATAGTAGCTTCCCAGGCGACTATGGGATTTCGACGCGCCCAGCGCACAAAGGTAGGCCATTCTGCGAAGGCGGGCATTACCTGTTTTTGAAATACGAGAGCGACCAGCACGCAGGCCAGACTGCCGAGGTGAAGGTGCAATACTCGCAGCCGCCGAGAATTCCTGCCCCGTTTGAAGGCGAGCAAAGCCGTCTGTTTCCGCCAGTATCGTGGCTGCTGAGATCAGCGCAATGCCAGGAATCGTGCGCAGCAACTTAAGTTGCTGCTGAACCTCGGTGTGCTGCTGACCGAGTTCCTTGATCGCTTGCTCTAAGTCGTTCACCTGGCGTTCCAACAACGCCAGACGCTCCTGCGCGAAGGTCATAACCTTCGCGTCGACCTGATGGGCGTCCCTGAGCGCGATGAGGTGATTATTCTCCTGTAACCACGTGCGCAGTACGCTCTCTCGCTCACGGGTCAACTGTTTCAGGACGGCCAGCGTTTCACTGGGTGGCCGCCACAGTGTAAGGGCCATAACTGAACCGAACGAAGCAATGATTTCGGCATCCATTGCGTCCGTTTTTCCACGTCTCAGGACAGAGCGGGCAAAATACTTGACCTGTGCTGGATTGACAACGCTCACCGACCAATTCAACTGGTGAAAATGCCACGCGGCATTTTCCCAGTACACGTTGGTCGCCTCCATCACCACCTGGACTGGTTGATGCCCGGTGAACTTGCCGACCCAGTCAGTTAATTTCCTCAATCCTGCGGCATTGTTTGAAATTGGCCCTCGCTGAGCCACAATTCTTCGATTGCCCTCCAATGATTCCTGTAAACAGACGTACAACTCGCGTTTCCCAATGTCAATTCCAAGGGTGAGCATCTTTGACCTCCTGGGCGTGATCGTCAGGAGCGGCTTTCTCGGCACTCTTCTTGTCTGTTCAGGCTTCAAGCCTCGGATAGGGTTCAGTTTGCAGAGAAAGGCCCCAGGTCGGCCAAATCTAGGATCCAGCCTTTGTAGGCGTAAAAAAAGCACTGGCTTATCGACCTGGGCTGAGCCTGACTGACCGTACTATGCCGGATCTGGCCCAACACACAAAAAAAGCAGCGGCCTGTCTTGGGCAGAACAGCACCCGTATGGGGCTTGCCCGCTTCTTCGCCAAAGAAAATCTCTGAGGTTTGCGTTTATCGCTGCCCATCTGGACGAATTTCGGCTCGACATCATGTGTCGGGTTCTGCAGGTGACGCCCAGTGGCTTCAGGAATTGGCGAAGAAGGCCCTACTCAACGAGGAAAACCGAAGATACGGCGATTAGGGGTTGATTTTTGCAGCTAGAAATGAGAGAGGGACGGGTGTCTAAGCCTCGTCCC of Deinococcus fonticola contains these proteins:
- a CDS encoding IS110 family transposase; translation: MLTLGIDIGKRELYVCLQESLEGNRRIVAQRGPISNNAAGLRKLTDWVGKFTGHQPVQVVMEATNVYWENAAWHFHQLNWSVSVVNPAQVKYFARSVLRRGKTDAMDAEIIASFGSVMALTLWRPPSETLAVLKQLTRERESVLRTWLQENNHLIALRDAHQVDAKVMTFAQERLALLERQVNDLEQAIKELGQQHTEVQQQLKLLRTIPGIALISAATILAETDGFARLQTGQEFSAAASIAPSPRQSGLRAGRSRISKTGNARLRRMAYLCALGASKSHSRLGSYYRQLITSGKPPKVALIAVGRKLLRIALAVVKSGEPYQDDFVSAHGGASPTPLAEGQGT